A genomic segment from Eulemur rufifrons isolate Redbay chromosome 19, OSU_ERuf_1, whole genome shotgun sequence encodes:
- the GCFC2 gene encoding intron Large complex component GCFC2 isoform X3 encodes MAHRPKRTFRQRPADSSDSDGAEEPSAEPGTRKEQETSGPAEEGPPSGEGLAQVAERPRRVRGARGRGPVWATSRRAPGAAPRAAGAESRTVDLSTDEEDATHHSSESKDDQSSSSDSSSSLEEKEFSSTVKIPDAAFIQAARRKRELARAQGDYISLDVKHPTTISGTKRNSDDDPESEPDDHEKRIPFAPKPQTLRQRMAEETTSRNETSEESQEDESQDIWEHQQMKKAVKIIEINITTGHTPLTSEGI; translated from the exons ATGGCTCACAGGCCGAAAAGGACTTTTCGGCAGCGCCCGGCCGATTCCAGCGACAGCGACGGCGCCGAGGAGCCGTCTGCTGAGCCTGGAACACGGAAGGAACAGGAGACCTCCGGCCCTGCGGAGGAAGGGCCGCCCTCTGGAGAAGGCCTCGCGCAGGTGGCGGAACGGCCCCGCCGAGTCCGGGGCGCTCGGGGCCGGGGCCCGGTGTGGGCGACTTCCCGGCGCGCCCCGGGAGCGGCTCCCCGCGCGGCAGGCGCGG AATCTAGAACAGTTGATCTTTCAACAGATGAAGAGGATGCAACACATCACTCCTCAGAAAGTAAGGATGATCAGAGTTCATCTTCTGACAGCTCTAGCTctctagaagaaaaagaattttcatcAACAG TTAAGATCCCTGATGCAGCTTTTATTCAGGCAGCCCGCAGAAAACGTGAATTGGCCAGGGCCCAAGGTGATTATATTTCTTTGGATGTAAAACATCCCACCACCATCTCTGGTACGAAGAGAAACAGTGATGACGATCCTGAGAGTGAGCCTGATGACCATGAAAAGAGGATACCATTTGCCCCAAAGCCTCAAACACTTAGGCAAAGAATGGCTGAAGAGAcaa caAGCAGAAATGAAACAAGTGAAGAAAGTCAGGAAGATGAAAGTCAAGATATTTGGGAACATCAACAAATGAAGAAAGCAGTTAAAATCATAGAG